One genomic region from Magnetococcales bacterium encodes:
- the sulP gene encoding sulfate permease, translating into MAIMTRFFPFLAWPRITRATLHADSVAGITVALVLIPQSMAYAQLAGLPPHYGLYSAFLPCIVGALFGSSKQLSTGPVAVVSLLTGSALMPFAAMGNDVVVSLAIALSLLVGLTQLALGLFRLGVVVNFLSHPVIIGFTNAAALIIGLSQLSKILGVKMGRSDHFAHDIWGVLLQMDRIHMPSLIFGVGSFAAMWILKKYLPKVPNILVAVGGCIAISYAVGFEAKLGGAVVGVIPQGLPHLVIPSLDSGMMHSLVGSAVVISLVGFMEAISIAKAMATKTRDRLDPNQELIGQGLANVCGCLTQSFPTSGSFSRSAVNINAGALTGLSSAITSLVVLVTLLFLTPFLYHLPQPVLAAVIMMAVVGLIHFQAILHAWKANKPDGAAAMLTFVATLWVAPHLDKGIMIGAIFSLVVYLYQVMRPRVAILGRFNDGTLRDTKVHPHLPTDDRIIAIRFDGQLFFANVSYFEDTILSAVAAQPDASYVLVVGDGINRLDASGEEVVHHLVERLKKNGCTVVFSGLKKQVLDVMRRTGLFSLIGGDHNIFADEHMALTNIYQRMQDARHRPLLHG; encoded by the coding sequence ATGGCAATCATGACCAGATTTTTTCCATTCCTCGCATGGCCGCGAATCACCCGTGCCACTCTGCATGCGGATTCGGTCGCGGGCATCACCGTGGCCCTGGTGCTCATTCCCCAATCCATGGCCTATGCCCAGCTCGCAGGCCTGCCTCCCCACTACGGTCTGTACTCCGCCTTTCTGCCTTGCATTGTGGGAGCGTTGTTCGGATCCTCCAAACAGTTGTCCACGGGTCCAGTGGCGGTGGTCTCCCTGTTGACCGGTTCCGCCCTGATGCCCTTTGCAGCCATGGGCAATGATGTCGTCGTCTCCCTGGCCATCGCGCTAAGCCTCCTGGTGGGCCTGACGCAGCTTGCCCTGGGTTTGTTTCGTCTGGGCGTTGTGGTCAATTTTCTTTCCCATCCAGTCATCATCGGCTTCACCAATGCCGCTGCCTTGATCATCGGTCTGTCCCAGTTGTCCAAAATCCTTGGAGTCAAGATGGGACGCAGCGATCATTTCGCACATGACATATGGGGTGTCCTGTTGCAGATGGATCGTATCCATATGCCCTCCCTGATCTTTGGCGTCGGTTCTTTCGCCGCCATGTGGATCTTGAAGAAATACCTCCCCAAAGTGCCCAATATCCTGGTGGCTGTCGGTGGGTGCATCGCGATCAGTTATGCGGTCGGCTTCGAGGCAAAATTGGGTGGTGCAGTGGTCGGCGTCATCCCTCAAGGATTGCCTCACCTGGTCATTCCTTCCCTGGATTCCGGCATGATGCACTCCCTTGTTGGCAGTGCTGTCGTCATCTCCCTGGTGGGTTTCATGGAGGCCATCTCCATTGCCAAGGCCATGGCCACCAAAACCAGGGATCGCCTGGATCCCAACCAGGAATTGATCGGTCAGGGTTTGGCCAATGTTTGCGGTTGCCTCACCCAATCCTTCCCGACTTCCGGGTCTTTCTCCCGCTCGGCGGTCAACATCAATGCCGGCGCCTTGACCGGGCTGTCGTCTGCCATCACCTCACTGGTGGTTTTGGTCACCTTGTTGTTTCTGACGCCGTTTCTGTATCACCTGCCCCAACCCGTCCTGGCCGCAGTCATCATGATGGCTGTCGTCGGTCTCATTCATTTCCAGGCCATTCTGCACGCCTGGAAGGCCAACAAACCTGACGGCGCCGCCGCCATGTTGACCTTCGTGGCCACCTTGTGGGTCGCCCCGCATCTGGACAAAGGAATCATGATCGGCGCGATCTTTTCCCTCGTGGTTTACCTGTACCAGGTCATGCGTCCCCGTGTCGCCATCCTGGGCCGTTTCAACGACGGCACGCTGCGCGACACCAAAGTACACCCCCACCTGCCAACGGATGACAGAATCATCGCCATACGCTTCGACGGTCAACTCTTTTTTGCCAACGTCAGCTACTTTGAAGATACCATCCTCTCGGCTGTGGCCGCCCAGCCTGATGCCAGTTATGTCCTCGTTGTCGGTGACGGTATCAATCGCCTGGACGCCTCTGGTGAAGAGGTTGTCCACCATCTTGTGGAGCGTTTAAAGAAAAACGGTTGCACCGTCGTCTTTTCCGGACTTAAAAAGCAGGTATTGGATGTCATGCGCCGCACCGGA
- a CDS encoding efflux RND transporter periplasmic adaptor subunit: MPASPALAAGIPVGNQAVVTVESGTVGTTTTLGGTVVPLKEVSFSAQMPGRVNFIAGVEGDWVKKGDTLVALDDADLQAKRRAIQAGMANAQSAWRNARVQYSRQVYAGPDSADQMGMGMGKMMDRMVTRPMDNTMGNGGSELTRRSQIYAQGTQIDQARSQWYQAKAQLEEIDAHLRDALSRAPFDGVIVRKSVEVGDTVQPGMPLLTFADTVNLQIKIDVPARLMPGIRKNMVIPAKLDVGDTRIETRVSQVYPMADPQRHTVTVKLDLPKGAPGGPGMYAEVVIPDITTPSANLPAIPKSAVLWRGSLPGVLVVNQKNEAELRMVRMGGFVDDKSISVLSGLQVGERILAAPTNSMASGLPSPTDDGAKAP, translated from the coding sequence ATGCCGGCGTCGCCAGCGCTCGCCGCCGGTATCCCGGTCGGCAACCAGGCGGTGGTGACGGTCGAGTCTGGGACCGTTGGGACCACCACCACACTCGGAGGAACGGTCGTTCCCCTGAAAGAGGTCTCCTTTTCGGCGCAGATGCCGGGACGGGTCAATTTCATCGCGGGTGTGGAAGGGGATTGGGTCAAGAAGGGGGATACCCTGGTGGCCCTCGATGATGCGGATCTTCAGGCCAAACGGCGGGCTATTCAGGCCGGCATGGCCAATGCCCAGTCCGCTTGGCGCAACGCCCGGGTGCAGTACAGCCGCCAGGTTTATGCCGGTCCCGACTCTGCCGATCAGATGGGCATGGGCATGGGCAAGATGATGGATCGCATGGTCACCCGGCCCATGGACAACACCATGGGCAATGGTGGTTCGGAGCTGACCCGGCGCAGCCAGATCTATGCGCAGGGAACCCAGATCGATCAGGCCCGCAGCCAGTGGTATCAGGCCAAGGCCCAGCTGGAAGAGATTGACGCCCACCTGCGCGATGCCCTCTCGCGGGCCCCCTTTGATGGGGTGATCGTGCGCAAGTCGGTGGAGGTGGGCGACACCGTGCAGCCGGGCATGCCTCTCCTGACTTTTGCCGATACGGTCAATCTCCAGATCAAGATTGATGTGCCGGCCCGCCTGATGCCTGGCATTCGCAAAAACATGGTGATTCCGGCCAAACTGGACGTGGGGGACACGCGGATCGAGACCCGGGTTTCCCAGGTCTACCCCATGGCCGACCCGCAACGCCACACGGTCACCGTCAAGCTGGACCTGCCCAAGGGTGCGCCGGGTGGACCGGGCATGTATGCCGAGGTGGTGATTCCCGATATCACCACCCCCTCGGCCAACCTGCCTGCCATTCCCAAGAGCGCTGTTTTGTGGCGTGGCAGCTTGCCTGGCGTTCTGGTCGTCAACCAGAAGAACGAAGCGGAGCTGCGTATGGTGCGCATGGGAGGGTTCGTGGATGACAAGAGCATCAGCGTTCTCTCCGGGCTACAGGTTGGTGAGCGCATTTTGGCTGCTCCGACCAACAGCATGGCCTCCGGGCTGCCCTCTCCAACGGATGATGGGGCCAAGGCCCCGTGA
- a CDS encoding cyclic nucleotide-binding domain-containing protein: MLQKKLLEKIPFFKDFPDEYKEEIVEHSEAELLKVPPNRSILSEGEIGDTCFILLRGSANVYKRPYSNPLASLKPGQVFGAVAFLTPRKRTTTVVAEEECLLLRLNNQFLDALSHPCRDRFKDQMITVLVRNMETLRATIERYKAPVITPDETP; this comes from the coding sequence ATGCTCCAAAAAAAGCTCTTGGAAAAGATCCCCTTCTTCAAAGACTTTCCCGACGAATACAAAGAAGAGATCGTTGAACACAGCGAGGCGGAACTTCTGAAGGTTCCGCCCAACCGATCCATCCTGAGCGAGGGGGAGATAGGCGACACCTGCTTCATCCTTCTGCGCGGCTCCGCCAACGTCTACAAGAGGCCCTACTCGAATCCGCTGGCATCTCTCAAACCAGGACAAGTTTTTGGTGCGGTCGCCTTTTTGACCCCCCGCAAACGCACGACCACTGTCGTGGCCGAGGAGGAGTGCCTCCTGCTCCGACTCAACAACCAATTTCTCGACGCTCTCTCCCATCCGTGCCGGGACAGGTTCAAGGACCAGATGATCACGGTCCTGGTCCGTAACATGGAGACCCTGCGCGCCACCATCGAAAGATACAAAGCCCCCGTCATCACCCCCGACGAAACCCCATGA
- a CDS encoding SCP-2 sterol transfer family protein — protein sequence MAELFSEAWMKRFQEEWNKEPDLAGALEKIDFNSVIAYGFEGEDNPRGIIDVQKGKVVRAGAYSGETLNWDLRAAKENWEKWIQKELGMMGLGMAYTTRKLKFKVGDYGSMIKDPRMASPFIKSFAVMGKV from the coding sequence ATGGCTGAACTGTTTTCCGAAGCTTGGATGAAACGTTTCCAGGAAGAGTGGAACAAGGAACCCGATCTGGCGGGCGCTCTGGAGAAAATTGACTTCAACTCCGTCATTGCTTACGGTTTTGAGGGCGAGGACAATCCGCGTGGGATCATTGATGTCCAGAAGGGCAAAGTGGTCAGGGCCGGCGCCTATAGCGGGGAGACTTTGAATTGGGATCTGCGGGCCGCGAAGGAAAACTGGGAAAAGTGGATCCAGAAGGAGTTGGGCATGATGGGGCTGGGCATGGCCTACACCACCCGTAAATTGAAGTTTAAGGTGGGTGATTATGGTTCCATGATCAAGGATCCGCGGATGGCCAGCCCATTCATCAAGAGTTTTGCCGTCATGGGCAAGGTTTGA